From Aspergillus fumigatus Af293 chromosome 5, whole genome shotgun sequence, a single genomic window includes:
- a CDS encoding GFA family protein codes for MIQGCQNTLYNTRITPHDVVHHSNQFDKSNILQVNPIESYLHGSNVDNPYFYHQPRVQHRTTLQASHEMASDLITGSCACRHISYTASQPPSDVTNCHCTTCRKQAGAPYQSWATFAPGSLTWDKDKLPSVRRSSAFATRGFCPKCGSSVSMKYDYEPELLSVTTGTIDSAHQGKIPKPSCYLFPQEKVAWFDMPDDGVERWDRFSPDMAESLEKWQTMSS; via the coding sequence CCATCACAGTAATCAGTTTGACAAAagcaacatcctccaagTCAACCCCATTGAATCTTACCTCCACGGTTCAAATGTAGATAATCCCTACTTTTATCACCAACCGAGAGTACAGCACAGAACAACACTCCAAGCTTCTCACGAAATGGCATCCGACCTCATCACAGGTAGCTGCGCCTGCCGCCACATCTCCTACACGGCCAGCCAGCCCCCGTCAGACGTAACAAATTGTCACTGCACCACCTGCCGCAAACAGGCCGGCGCACCATACCAGAGCTGGGCGACATTTGCCCCAGGCTCACTCACCTGGGACAAGGACAAGCTGCCCTCAGTCCGGAGATCCAGTGCCTTTGCCACCCGCGGGTTCTGTCCGAAATGCGGATCGAGCGTTAGTATGAAGTATGACTACGAGCCAGAGCTTCTCAGTGTGACTACGGGGACTATTGACAGTGCGCATCAAGGAAAGATCCCGAAGCCGTCTTGTTATCTCTTTCCgcaggagaaggtggcgTGGTTTGATATGCCtgatgatggcgttgagcGGTGGGATCGGTTTTCGCCGGACATGGCTGAAAGTTTGGAGAAATGGCAGACAATGTCGAGCTGA